The following are from one region of the Paracoccus sp. S3-43 genome:
- a CDS encoding SPOR domain-containing protein: MRVLIWVVMVLLLPGRVLAAPDPSPPGDYPGAQYIDRTGCVFVRDGQDWTPRLDKQGAPICGFPPSQPALSDTALLDPRPSPEDALAEVLAQGLKSGDLVTDAPAAPLGDTAPDPGQAVLDATLQDQIDMEARLRSAMAGKAPDGLCARLGYRPAGNATPIIGGDVTQGLCPGMTAPEPLPQITALATPIPAEPAAVADAQAPSADPAPSPRPVHRAERVAKPASVIARRPATASPADKPDRVEMIPANARYVEIGTYADAANALAALRRLSGLGYRTAQRDQKLGDKPGKAILAGPFADRQALVTALSRLRANGYPRAVAR, translated from the coding sequence ATGCGGGTCTTGATCTGGGTGGTAATGGTGCTTCTGCTGCCGGGGCGGGTCTTGGCCGCGCCCGATCCGTCCCCGCCCGGAGATTATCCGGGCGCGCAATATATCGACAGGACGGGCTGCGTCTTTGTTCGCGACGGCCAGGACTGGACGCCCCGGCTGGACAAGCAGGGCGCGCCGATCTGCGGCTTCCCGCCCAGCCAGCCCGCGCTGTCGGACACGGCGCTGCTTGACCCTCGGCCGTCACCCGAGGATGCCTTGGCGGAGGTTTTGGCCCAGGGCTTGAAATCCGGCGATCTTGTCACCGATGCGCCGGCGGCACCGCTGGGCGATACCGCCCCCGATCCGGGCCAGGCGGTGTTGGACGCGACCTTGCAGGACCAGATCGACATGGAGGCCAGGCTTCGCAGCGCCATGGCGGGAAAAGCGCCAGACGGGCTGTGCGCCCGGCTCGGCTATCGTCCCGCCGGGAACGCGACGCCGATCATCGGCGGCGACGTGACCCAAGGCCTGTGCCCCGGCATGACCGCGCCCGAGCCCTTGCCGCAGATCACCGCGCTTGCCACGCCCATACCGGCCGAACCGGCGGCGGTGGCGGACGCGCAGGCCCCTTCCGCAGATCCCGCCCCGAGCCCCAGGCCGGTGCATCGGGCCGAACGGGTTGCCAAGCCCGCCTCGGTCATCGCCCGCAGGCCAGCCACAGCATCCCCGGCCGACAAGCCGGATCGAGTCGAGATGATCCCCGCCAACGCCCGCTATGTCGAGATCGGCACCTATGCCGACGCCGCGAATGCCCTGGCGGCGCTGCGCCGCCTGTCGGGCCTGGGCTATCGCACGGCGCAGCGCGATCAGAAACTGGGGGACAAGCCGGGCAAGGCGATTCTTGCGGGGCCGTTCGCGGATCGGCAGGCCCTGGTCACGGCGCTGTCGCGGCTGCGGGCGAACGGCTATCCCCGCGCGGTGGCGCGCTGA